The following are encoded together in the Tripterygium wilfordii isolate XIE 37 chromosome 18, ASM1340144v1, whole genome shotgun sequence genome:
- the LOC119983598 gene encoding acyl-coenzyme A thioesterase 13-like, with product MAKASGSTIISEDMIEQNVNKVVGFFDNVGVSASVTGQLSSKDFYSSIIRNLLSADRVERGRVTCSFSVKPVVSNYFRSLHGGAVGAIAERVSIACARTMVAEDKELFLGEISISYLSTAPENAEVIVDGSVVRSGRNLTVVATEFTVKKTRKLVYTTRATFYHLPSAKL from the exons ATGGCGAAAGCGTCTGGTTCCACAATCATTTCGGAGGATATGATTGAACAAAATGTGAACAAGGTCGTAGGCTTCTTTGACAACGTTGGAGTCTCCGCTTCCGTCACAGGACAGTTGTCTTCAAAGGACTTCTACTCCTCTATCATTCGCAATCTTCTAAGTGCTGATCGTGTCGAACGTGGCCGCGTTACCTGTTCCTTCTCCGTTAAACCCGTTGTCTCC AATTATTTTCGTTCGCTGCACGGAGGGGCGGTCGGAGCTATAGCAGAGAGAGTCTCAATTGCTTGTGCTAGAACCATGGTGGCTGAAGACAAGGAATTGTTTCTTGGTGAAATCAGCATCTCTTATCTCTCTACCGCACCAGAGAAT GCTGAGGTTATCGTTGATGGATCTGTAGTTAGGAGTGGGAGAAATTTGACTGTAGTTGCAACTGAGTTCACAGTCAAGAAAACTCGGAAGCTTGTTTATACTACTCGTGCTACTTTCTATCACTTGCCTTCTGCCAAGTTGTGA